The Apium graveolens cultivar Ventura chromosome 11, ASM990537v1, whole genome shotgun sequence genome has a window encoding:
- the LOC141698416 gene encoding cytochrome P450 714C2-like, giving the protein MEQTLFLYAFPAFVVPMVCMMDAFRVFILSTFCLMIYVVYDFIVRPKNLRARLVNQGIDGPAPTLILGNFPDIQKIESKEGASDATTCNSSESLSLECCSALLPELSQWTKEFGKNFTFALGKTQFLYVGDGDLVREMSLCKTLDLGKPSYMRKERGPLLGKGILTTSKEAWVHQRKTIAPTFFVDKVKNMIGTMLESGNTLIRSWEKVVDTEGGIADIKVDDYVKTFTSNIASIAMFGRYEVEEKVLFSKCRDLMEVSGSPTVVDGRPFYRYFPTKKHTAQWKLEKEIYQIIEDIDKKCTSKSESILQTLVDASDKGELGSCTPQQFIIDNCKELCIVAMEVPGITAIWGLMLLAAHPEWQERARAEVLEVCGGQSLDAEKLNKMKVMKLIIQEIIRLYSGVGFTARQALADVNIGKNIVVPKGVNIWIWPAALHRDSELWGPDALKFNPERFANGIAGACKIPQAFTPFGIGPRTCPGMNLGIMELKVLYALLLPKFSFSISPNYRHVPRFDVLLEPKYGVQLLVRRV; this is encoded by the exons ATGGAACAAACTTTGTTTTTATATGCATTCCCTGCATTCGTTGTACCAATGGTTTGCATGATGGATGCATTCCGTGTATTTATTTTATCAACGTTTTGTTTGATGATATATGTTGTTTACGATTTCATCGTAAGACCCAAAAACCTCCGAGCAAGGCTTGTAAATCAAGGAATTGATGGCCCTGCACCTACTCTTATTCTAGGGAACTTTCCTGATATACAAAAGATAGAGAGTAAGGAAGGAGCTTCAGATGCTACAACTTGCAATTCAAGTGAGTCCCTGTCACTTGAATGTTGCTCTGCTCTGCTTCCAGAACTCAGTCAATGGACCAAGGAATTTG GAAAAAATTTCACTTTTGCACTGGGAAAGACACAATTTTTGTATGTAGGAGATGGTGATTTGGTGCGAGAGATGAGTCTTTGCAAGACATTAGACTTGGGAAAGCCATCTTACATGCGAAAGGAACGTGGGCCTCTACTGGGAAAAGGTATTCTCACTACGAGCAAGGAAGCTTGGGTGCACCAGAGAAAAACCATTGCTCCTACTTTCTTTGTGGACAAAGTTAAG AACATGATTGGTACGATGCTCGAATCTGGGAACACACTTATTAGATCATGGGAGAAAGTGGTTGATACTGAGGGTGGGATTGCAGATATAAAAGTGGACGATTATGTCAAGACTTTCACGTCAAATATAGCCTCTATTGCAATGTTTGGTAGATATGAAGTTGAAGAAAAAGTCTTGTTTTCCAAGTGTAGGGATCTCATGGAAGTTTCTGGATCACCGACAGTAGTAGATGGCCGTCCTTTCTATAG ATACTTTCCCACCAAAAAACATACAGCGCAATGGAAACTGGAAAAGGAGATTTACCAGATCATAGAAGATATAGATAAGAAATGTACGAGTAAAAGTGAGAGTATACTACAAACTCTTGTTGATGCTTCTGATAAGGGAGAGCTTGGGTCATGTACACCTCAACAATTTATAATTGATAACTGCAAGGAGCTTTGCATTGTAGCAATGGAAGTTCCTGGCATCACTGCGATATGGGGTCTAATGTTACTGGCAGCGCATCCCGAATGGCAGGAACGTGCTCGTGCTGAGGTGTTAGAAGTTTGTGGAGGCCAGAGTCTAGATGCCGAAAAGCTTAACAAGATGAAAGTG ATGAAACTGATAATCCAGGAAATTATAAGGCTTTATTCAGGAGTAGGATTTACAGCCCGGCAGGCGCTAGCAGATGTAAACATTGGGAAGAATATCGTAGTTCCGAAAGGAGTCAACATATGGATATGGCCAGCAGCTCTGCACCGAGACAGTGAGCTCTGGGGTCCAGATGCTCTCAAGTTCAACCCAGAGAGATTTGCTAATGGGATCGCAGGAGCCTGTAAAATCCCGCAGGCATTTACACCATTCGGCATCGGCCCGCGGACCTGTCCTGGAATGAACCTGGGCATTATGGAGCTCAAAGTTCTATATGCACTGCTCCTACCTAAATTCTCATTCTCCATTTCGCCTAATTATCGACATGTTCCTAGGTTTGATGTACTTCTAGAGCCCAAATATGGAGTTCAACTCCTTGTGCGCAGGGTTTGA
- the LOC141697328 gene encoding histone H2B.3-like: MAPKAAEKKPAEKKPVAEKAPAEKKPKAGKKLPKEGGAGAADKKKKRSKKSVETYKIYIFKVLKQVHPDIGISSKAMGIMNSFINDIFEKLAQESSKLARYNKKPTITSREIQTAVRLVLPGELAKHAVSEGTKAVTKFTSS; the protein is encoded by the coding sequence ATGGCTCCCAAAGCAGCAGAGAAGAAGCCGGCCGAGAAGAAGCCAGTCGCCGAGAAAGCTCCGGCCGAGAAGAAGCCCAAGGCCGGCAAGAAGCTCCCCAAGGAAGGCGGAGCAGGCGCAGCAGacaagaagaagaagagaagcaaGAAGAGTGTGGAGACATACAAGATTTACATCTTCAAGGTGCTCAAGCAGGTTCATCCTGATATCGGTATCTCCAGCAAGGCCATGGGAATCATGAACAGCTTTATTAACGATATCTTCGAGAAATTGGCTCAGGAGTCTTCAAAGCTTGCCAGGTACAACAAGAAGCCTACCATTACTTCTCGGGAGATTCAGACTGCTGTGAGGCTCGTGCTCCCTGGTGAATTGGCTAAGCACGCTGTTTCTGAAGGTACCAAGGCGGTCACCAAGTTTACTAGCTCTTAG